One part of the Pseudemcibacter aquimaris genome encodes these proteins:
- a CDS encoding SCP2 sterol-binding domain-containing protein encodes MNIAESSLKAEKSYTPYRSGHGTFTPLYLAGITTKRFPSPPIDLASQKINENLGALDEQAKEKFEKLAGKRILMMPDDVSKSFVITFTKDGSTTEYVSEEDVFADLTLSGPLFALINLLNDNNDMDALLFFRQVNTCGDKGLLSALNQALAA; translated from the coding sequence ATGAACATCGCAGAAAGCAGTTTGAAAGCCGAAAAATCTTATACTCCATACAGAAGTGGGCACGGGACATTTACACCGCTTTATCTAGCCGGGATCACGACAAAGAGATTTCCGTCACCGCCAATTGATCTTGCATCGCAAAAGATCAATGAAAACCTTGGCGCGCTTGATGAGCAGGCAAAAGAAAAGTTTGAAAAACTTGCTGGTAAACGTATATTGATGATGCCTGATGATGTTTCAAAATCATTTGTAATTACATTTACGAAGGATGGCTCAACAACAGAATATGTTTCGGAAGAAGATGTGTTTGCTGATCTGACCTTAAGTGGCCCTTTATTTGCGCTGATTAATCTGCTGAATGATAATAATGATATGGATGCACTTTTATTCTTTAGACAAGTGAATACCTGCGGTGATAAGGGATTATTATCCGCGCTTAATCAAGCACTTGCTGCCTGA